The Clostridia bacterium sequence GAGTGGAAACAGATTACTTTACCAAGAAAGATGCGGATGCTGAGCAGGATGCCCTAGGAGCAAAGCTGCGCCAGCTACGGCAGCAGAAAGGCATCACCTTGAGCCAGCTGAGCCGCCAATCGGGAGTTTCCCTAGCCCATATCAGCGAGATCGAGCGGGGTCGGGGCCGGGCTTCATTGAAAACCCTAGAAAAGCTGGCGGCAGTCCTAGATGTCCCCACCAGTTCCCTTTTGCGTTCCCAAAAAGAGGATAGTTTGGGCAACAAGCTAAGGAGGCTGCGGGAGAAGATGGGCCTTACCCAAAAGCAATTGGCTGAGCAGGTGGGCATATCCCATAGCCTCATCGGTCAAATTGAAACCGATCGCATCCAGCCCTCCCTATCTACCTTGAGCAGCCTGGCCGAGGCCCTAGGGGTATCAACCTGCTATTTCCTGATGGAAGAGGAAGAAGAAGGCCTCTACCTGGATCAGGCCTTGGCGGCCGATTTACGAGAGGCTTTGCGCCGGCCGGCGATTCAACAAATCGTCCGAGCCCTGGCCGCTTGGAGCGATGCTGAGATTCAAGCCTTGGTAAACTTTTTGGAGCAATTAAACG is a genomic window containing:
- a CDS encoding helix-turn-helix transcriptional regulator, with the translated sequence MAVGERLRKLREERGMSLEELADRLDIPPDCMAEIERGTRHLSASTLAEVASLLGVETDYFTKKDADAEQDALGAKLRQLRQQKGITLSQLSRQSGVSLAHISEIERGRGRASLKTLEKLAAVLDVPTSSLLRSQKEDSLGNKLRRLREKMGLTQKQLAEQVGISHSLIGQIETDRIQPSLSTLSSLAEALGVSTCYFLMEEEEEGLYLDQALAADLREALRRPAIQQIVRALAAWSDAEIQALVNFLEQLNANRRPLSPTGEAEFQEIRRFLARSSEKERNLIINLIELLSANADMATAGLDAMMGVAPSRPGADGAGSQGK